One Epidermidibacterium keratini DNA segment encodes these proteins:
- the tesB gene encoding acyl-CoA thioesterase II — translation MTERELSELRHAAEPGQEGQLAVDMLVKLLDLEKLEENLFRGLSPAVTHQRVFGGQVAGQALVAAGRTLEEQWQVHSLHSYFLRPGDPTIPIIYLVDRVRDGRSFSTRRVDAIQHGKTIFTLSASFTLPEDGSFAHQEPMPDVPDPDSLPRQSERMKTMSGADRRGIELPRPVDIRYISTPPWDRQTDIDEEFNLLWMKADGVLPDDRFLHVCVLTYASDMTLLDASLSRHGLSWMRDNVQGASLDHAVWFHRPFRADEWFLYQSTSTTASNARGFGIGKFWSRDGQLIASTAQEGLLRTPKG, via the coding sequence ATGACCGAACGCGAACTGTCTGAGCTGCGCCATGCTGCCGAACCGGGGCAGGAAGGCCAGCTCGCGGTCGACATGCTCGTCAAGCTGCTCGACCTGGAGAAGCTTGAGGAAAACCTCTTCCGCGGTCTGAGCCCGGCCGTGACTCATCAGCGCGTGTTTGGCGGACAGGTCGCCGGGCAGGCGCTCGTCGCCGCGGGGCGCACCCTCGAAGAGCAATGGCAGGTGCACTCGCTGCACTCTTACTTCCTGCGCCCGGGCGACCCGACGATCCCCATCATCTACCTCGTCGACCGGGTGCGCGACGGTCGCAGCTTCTCCACCCGGCGTGTAGATGCCATCCAGCACGGCAAGACGATCTTCACGCTTTCCGCGTCGTTCACCCTCCCTGAAGACGGCAGCTTCGCCCACCAGGAGCCGATGCCCGACGTGCCGGACCCCGACTCGCTGCCGCGCCAGTCCGAGCGCATGAAGACGATGAGCGGTGCCGACCGGCGGGGGATCGAGCTGCCGCGGCCGGTCGACATCCGCTACATCTCCACACCCCCGTGGGACCGCCAGACCGACATCGACGAAGAGTTCAACCTGCTCTGGATGAAGGCTGACGGCGTACTGCCCGACGACCGGTTCCTGCACGTCTGCGTGCTCACCTATGCCAGCGACATGACGCTGCTCGATGCCTCACTGAGTCGGCACGGGCTGTCGTGGATGCGCGACAACGTCCAGGGCGCAAGCCTCGACCACGCGGTCTGGTTTCATCGCCCGTTCCGCGCCGACGAGTGGTTTCTCTACCAGTCGACCTCGACGACGGCCAGCAACGCCCGCGGCTTCGGCATCGGCAAGTTCTGGTCGCGCGACGGTCAGCTCATCGCCTCGACCGCGCAAGAAGGCCTGCTGCGTACGCCGAAGGGCTAG
- a CDS encoding pyridoxal-dependent decarboxylase yields MSPDEFRRHGHQVIDWIADYWSSLADRPVLSQVAPGDVRAAVPSSPPASGESFDAVLADLDTVVLPGITHWQHPRFFAYFPANSAPAAVLADLVSSGLGAQGMIWSTSPAATELEQVVLDWFAELLDLGSAFRNADGVGGGVIQDTASTATMTALLAALHRASGGTARDVGVQDGRRYAVYASSQAHSSLVKAAMMTGIGEHNVRLIDVDPESQAMLPEALEAAVRADVEAGIIPTMVLSAVGTTSTGAVDPTRAIAQIATMHGIWLHVDAAWAGVAAICPEHRDVLDGVAEYADSLVVNPHKWLLTTFDCSTFWVRDRSALTGALSILPEYLRNAATESGEVVDYRDWHPQLGRRFRALKLWSVFRTYGVEGLRAHIRSGVTLAQRFEELVQADPRFSLVVPRSLGLVTFAVGDDELTMAVMDEVNRSGTAYLTHTKVNGRAAMRLAVGGVWTQPEDVDTTWQAIQTATDSLLGGRAVRER; encoded by the coding sequence ATGTCTCCCGATGAGTTTCGTCGCCACGGGCATCAGGTGATCGACTGGATAGCCGACTACTGGAGCTCGCTGGCCGATCGGCCAGTGCTGTCACAGGTAGCTCCAGGCGACGTGCGTGCTGCGGTGCCCTCGTCGCCGCCCGCGTCCGGCGAGTCGTTTGACGCCGTACTCGCCGACCTCGACACAGTGGTGCTGCCGGGCATCACGCACTGGCAGCACCCGCGCTTCTTTGCTTATTTCCCAGCGAATTCTGCGCCTGCCGCCGTGCTCGCCGACCTCGTCTCAAGTGGCCTGGGCGCGCAGGGCATGATCTGGTCGACCTCGCCCGCGGCGACCGAGCTCGAGCAGGTCGTGCTCGACTGGTTCGCCGAGCTGCTCGATCTCGGGTCTGCGTTCCGGAACGCTGACGGCGTCGGCGGTGGCGTCATCCAGGACACCGCATCGACAGCGACCATGACGGCCTTGCTTGCCGCGCTGCACCGCGCGAGCGGGGGCACCGCACGCGACGTCGGGGTGCAAGACGGCCGCAGATACGCCGTATATGCCTCATCCCAGGCACATTCATCGTTAGTGAAGGCGGCGATGATGACCGGGATCGGCGAACACAATGTGCGGCTGATCGATGTCGACCCCGAATCACAGGCGATGCTTCCGGAGGCTCTCGAAGCTGCTGTGCGCGCCGACGTCGAGGCCGGGATCATCCCGACGATGGTGCTGTCAGCGGTCGGCACGACCTCGACCGGTGCGGTCGACCCGACCCGGGCGATCGCTCAGATCGCCACTATGCATGGGATCTGGCTGCATGTCGACGCGGCGTGGGCCGGCGTGGCGGCGATCTGTCCCGAGCATCGCGACGTACTCGACGGCGTCGCCGAGTACGCCGACTCGCTGGTCGTGAACCCGCACAAGTGGCTGCTGACCACCTTTGACTGCTCGACGTTCTGGGTGCGCGATCGATCTGCATTGACTGGGGCGCTGTCGATCCTGCCGGAATACCTGCGCAACGCAGCGACCGAGTCGGGTGAGGTCGTGGACTACCGCGACTGGCATCCGCAGCTGGGACGGCGCTTCCGAGCACTGAAGCTGTGGAGTGTGTTTCGGACGTACGGCGTGGAGGGTCTGCGCGCCCACATCCGCAGCGGAGTCACGCTCGCGCAGCGGTTCGAGGAGCTAGTGCAGGCCGACCCGCGGTTCTCGCTCGTCGTACCCCGCTCACTCGGATTGGTCACCTTCGCGGTGGGCGATGACGAGCTCACGATGGCCGTGATGGACGAGGTCAACCGCAGCGGTACGGCGTACCTCACGCACACGAAGGTAAACGGTCGCGCCGCGATGCGCCTTGCCGTCGGCGGAGTCTGGACGCAACCCGAAGACGTCGACACGACCTGGCAAGCCATCCAGACCGCCACTGACTCTCTGCTGGGTGGTCGAGCAGTGAGGGAGCGCTAG